In Verrucomicrobiota bacterium, the following proteins share a genomic window:
- a CDS encoding TlpA family protein disulfide reductase has translation MYPSQRSLARRMQGKPVTFVGVNSDGKDRLRSTLKREQFDWPNFWDGGDTSGPIAQAWDVTGWPTIYVLDHKGVIRFKEIRGDTLELAVSLLVKEIEAEKKQP, from the coding sequence ATGTATCCCTCGCAGCGGTCGCTCGCGAGGCGGATGCAAGGCAAGCCGGTCACGTTCGTCGGCGTGAACAGCGACGGCAAGGACCGCCTGCGGTCGACGCTCAAGCGCGAGCAATTCGACTGGCCCAACTTCTGGGACGGCGGCGACACCAGCGGCCCCATCGCGCAGGCGTGGGATGTCACCGGCTGGCCGACGATTTACGTGCTCGACCACAAGGGCGTCATCCGCTTCAAGGAAATCCGCGGCGACACGCTCGAACTCGCGGTGAGCCTGCTCGTGAAGGAAATCGAGGCGGAGAAGAAGCAGCCTTGA